The Plectropomus leopardus isolate mb chromosome 7, YSFRI_Pleo_2.0, whole genome shotgun sequence genome window below encodes:
- the si:dkeyp-69b9.3 gene encoding myocardin — MTLLASERSLLIRNKFRSVLQLRIQNRRQSEINADPGLKSTCPAQKADKDQGEALRLTEDGAAQKLPPSGVNTETAQERTVCGAHRQKKARQAQDLSERIKRPPGPVEQQHEHTLSLENRSASFPLSADVFEDDMSSCASSSPTEQHGIHQSPAFSSLPGLSGDQLLSDFSAVGPSLNHSPGHAQSGLALLPATEGIRQPMTVTLSESNSMATTGRPNGMYLTSQATPLLPKTARPLSPTCSSSLAPSLNFNHLPRPRKPRDTKPKMRKLKYHQYIPPDQRGGSGTGGGAKQKSPCSTQSLDPAYSHLLKQQQVVLQLQILQNQQQQHQQQLQPQQQLIVESSEDHNDLAKSSGAMPLNPQPVPATTNHTPTDTNPTSKPELLPANLVDLTVSELRQQLRKRGLPVSGTKPALLQRLRPFQLPQACLTPAPLCQLGTSLEPLTPCPPLPPGQSPGSSSSSGQDSPNNSPVQQMYIADRGVPNGILSDAQTGVQNGILNNVPNGFSNAASVSLAGEQCLSNTVFLAPASTASGTPSPSLPMSSSSPLQCGTPWRTESEQQQQQQQQELSVELEMRERLRSRPRDRSTNAGNESCGGPLHPFLQQDPGCSRGKPEADAQTEVLFTQVFCCQPCDVIGQDFELPVQITASPVQTLPGIRSLEEELQEAIQKAQMDPRQSIDDILDEPMTSVGSVDDHKSPAQSVPGPSPPPPPPPQADHPSQPHKDDSFLPSPLCSSLLLELPPSPAVINPSQVIPAPPPPPICTSPLPCTGKSRKRRAPTSFDAADWLETLTSGLRPLTPPTAPFVESDFSLDSDLNVSRVLDLMIEQW, encoded by the exons TCCTGCAGCTGAGGATTCAGAACCGAAGGCAGAGTGAAATCAATGCAGACCCAG GGTTGAAATCGACTTGTCCCGCTCAAAAAGCAGACAAAGACCAGGGTGAAGCTCTG CGTCTAACTGAGGACGGCGCCGCTCAGAAGTTGCCCCCTAGTGGTGTGAACACTGAAACTGCACAAG AGAGGACTGTGTGTGGGGCCCACAGGCAGAAGAAGGCTCGCCAAGCGCAGGACCTCTCTGAGAGGATCAAACGTCCGCCCGGGCCTGTGGAGCAACAGCACGAACACACGCTGTCCCTGGAGAACC GCTCTGCCTCTTTCCCTCTGTCCGCTGATGTCTTCGAAGATGACATGTCCTCCTGCGCCTCCTCCTCACCCACTGAGCAACATGGCATTCACCAATCACCTGCCTTTTCGTCACTGCCAGGGCTCTCAGGTGACCAACTACTGAGTGACTTCTCAGCTGTGGGCCCGTCCCTTAACCACAGCCCCGGTCACGCTCAG TCTGGTTTGGCGTTGCTCCCGGCAACCGAGGGCATCAGACAACCTATGACTGTAACACTGAGTGAATCAAACTCCATGGCAACAACTGGGAGACCAAATGGGATGTATCTGACCTCTCAGGCCACACCTCTGCTGCCAAAG ACAGCTCGGCCTCTCAGCCCCACCTGCTCTTCCTCCCTGGCGCCCTCCCTCAACTTCAACCATCTCCCCCGCCCACGGAAACCGCGGGACACCAAACCCAAAATGAGGAAACTCAAATATCACCAGTACATTCCTCCAGATCAGAGAGGAGGGTCTGGGACTGGAG GGGGAGCCAAACAGAAGAGTCCTTGTTCTACCCAGTCTTTAGACCCGGCTTACTCACATCtcctgaagcagcagcaggtcgTCCTCCAGCTGCAAATCCTCCAGAACCAGCagcaacaacatcagcaacagctacaaccacagcaacagctcattgttgagtccag TGAAGATCACAATGATCTTGCGAAGTCCTCTGGAGCCATGCCCCTGAACCCTCAACCTGTTCCTGCCACAACAAACCACACCCCTACAGACACAAACCCCACGTCCAAGCCCGAGCTCCTCCCTGCAAATCTCGTTGATCTAACC GTGTCAGAGTTGCGGCAGCAGCTGCGTAAACGCGGCCTCCCCGTCTCCGGCACCAAGCCCGCTCTGTTGCAGCGTCTCCGGCCCTTCCAGCTCCCCCAAGCCTGCCTCACCCCTGCTCCCCTCTGCCAGCTGGGTACCAGCTTGGAGCCCCTCACCCCCTGCCCTCCGCTGCCACCTGGCCAGAGCCCCGGCTCAAGCTCCAGCTCTGGACAAGACTCCCCGAACAACAGCCCCGTCCAACAGATGTACATCGCGGACAGAGGAGTTCCTAATGGGATTCTCAGTGACGCTCAAACAGGAGTTCAAAACGGAATTCTCAACAACGTGCCGAATGGTTTCTCAAATGCTGCGTCAGTCAGTTTGGCGGGCGAACAGTGTCTTTCCAACACCGTCTTTCTGGCTCCTGCCAGCACCGCCTCAGGAACTCCAAGTCCCAGTCTACCCATGTCGTCCTCCTCACCCCTGCAGTGTGGGACTCCCTGGAGAACGGAgagcgagcagcagcagcaacagcagcagcaggagctgaGCGTGGAGCTGGAGATGAGGGAGAGGTTACGGAGCAGGCCCAGGGACCGCTCCACTAACGCCGGCAACGAG TCTTGTGGTGGACCCCTTCATCCGTTCCTGCAACAGGATCCTGGATGCTCCAGAGGGAAGCCAGAGGCAGACGCACAGACAGAGGTGTTGTTTACACAG GTGTTTTGCTGCCAGCCGTGTGATGTGATTGGCCAGGATTTTGAGCTGCCAGTGCAGATTACAGCCAGTCCTGTTCAGACCTTGCCCGGCATTCGCAGCTTGGAGGAGGAACTACAGGAGGCGATTCAGAAAGCGCAG ATGGACCCTCGACAGTCCATAGATGACATTCTGGATGAGCCCATGACCAGTGTGG GCTCTGTCGATGATCATAAATCTCCTGCACAGTCAGTCCCCGGCCCttcgcctcctcctccacctcctcctcaagCTGATCATCCCTCCCAGCCGCACAAGGACGACAGCTTCCTGCCCTCACCTCTTTGCTCCTCTCTCTTGCTGGAGCTCCCTCCATCTCCCGCTGTAATAAACCCCAGCCAGGTGATCCCAGCTCCTCCCCCGCCCCCCATCTGTACCTCCCCTCTGCCGTGCACCGGGAAGTCCCGGAAACGCCGGGCTCCAACATCGTTTGACGCCGCCGACTGGCTTGAAACGCTGACGTCTGGCCTCCGCCCCCTTACTCCGCCGACAGCTCCTTTTGTTGAGTCAGACTTCAGTCTGGATTCAGATCTGAATGTCAGTCGGGTGTTGGATCTCATGATAGAGCAGTGGTGA